One Anoplopoma fimbria isolate UVic2021 breed Golden Eagle Sablefish chromosome 21, Afim_UVic_2022, whole genome shotgun sequence DNA segment encodes these proteins:
- the topbp1 gene encoding DNA topoisomerase 2-binding protein 1: protein MSTGDREGFIVKFVESRAEKTEHAVKAYEAILELQSDKYLKTIDEDAVFQMDQKDKSLFVLSSFTSPAFLHCKKLGCRVVSPLVVLYCLQKQHCVPKAETPVYNMAMADITVSCTSLDKATRAEVMDLVQLMGGRVYLDLNVSVTHLVTGEVGSKKYLVAASLGKPVLLPTWVKACWEKSQNSLFRYTDLPIEDYLCPVLRGCTVCVTGLSSTERKEVQRLCDQHGANYTGQLKMNECTHLIVSEPTGQKYECARKWNVYCVSLHWLFDSIEKGFCQDESRYIVERNTSKTTRPHTSTPTGTNKKEEGQSLLGLSHISVNASMTINDTALTNGTISRLDAPDPIDTLDLTVCPADDIFDGCKMYLCGLPGKKLEKLRRLVNAAGGLRFNQPSEELTHVVMGELDQDLKNFLSKATHRPHVVTVQWLLDSFNEASLLPEASYLHPDCLPLAPAAVSVSARRTLTSRQSAGPPAASPSTPRQTRAEEDLLSQYMDDDPTVVDMPPPAEGYSRKSISTSAEPWAPNLTRGPEPDSTLQEASGAGLFFGKCFLLVGFGAEAETQLSLLVTENGGRVLMGRTRVVADYAVVPLLGCSVEATVDEVVTDTWLAMCVEKECVLQLSSNPLFTPVPLMDGRFPLKDCVLSVSQFTGAERESLVELAKHLGANVQDYFVRLANQKKGMLASSHLVLQSPEGTKYQAAKKWGLPAVTMHWILESARTGQRAEEGRFLVDLPPSPERDDESFVGGSQKPAMPPPALWSPEIPLLGLQSGKAVTPLDLGRLRSKVLRSVLDEMKPKGDISTPKQNQGSGRKNPPEKEASLQLDTPSRFLSRDQLFRPTFNFKDARGALETPGGKSKPAERVETPLTDVINRNLKVSIANSSRNSTSDMQAITASPQFTKTTEKEVPEKEAGPLTGVVVCVGKKLSKMQSELNAIAASLGADFRWACDDTVTHYIYQGRVGDNTREYRGVKERGLHVVSQYWLEACAEEQKHVPESLYPFTYNPKMSLNLSQVPNNSQRSPPFTRTQLKDITETKDEKSGHIATEETTTLRRVSDGSVDQEDTNDAADRSDLSETLEMRENLQRQLQEIMSATKLTTGRRTSVRLSRMGSGGADSRPHTPDGSRFGRCGSRRTLEALRVPREAALDINTEPSQSEQIVWDDPTAREERAKLADNLQWPGSPSQHSDPLGPPPPPTAESGHQFRDSMTDSELVEMAACDVIDQHMGQSVTTAPTEEEQNDILTPKAPSIAFPLANPPVAPEPQEAREEEKQPPRFQLSSLSPQERIDYSHLIEELGGVVLDKQSFDPSCSHIIVGTPLRNEKYLAAMAAGKWILHRSYLEACRSVDRFIQEDEYEWGSSSILDALPSITSQQRRLALAAMRWRKNLQGRSDQGGAFSGWTVMLNIDQNRESGFRRLLQSGRAKVLPSPSPSLYKEATHLFADFSRLKPGDFRVDVSEATSNGVTCLKPEYIADYLMQEPIPPMELYHLTEAASEEAPGTPSRKRKAAADNSKLKKTRLN, encoded by the exons ATGTCCACAGGAGACAGGGAAGGCTTCATTGTGAAGTTTGTggaaagcagagcagagaaaacagagcaTGCTGTCAAAGCTTATGAG GCCATTTTGGAGCTGCAGTCTGATAAGTACCTGAAAACCATCGATGAAGATGCAGTTTTCCAGATGGACCAGAAGGACAAGTCTCTGTTCGTCCTCAGCAGCTTCACCTCTCCGGCCTTCCTGCACTGCAAAAAG CTTGGCTGCAGAGTGGTGAGTCCTCTGGTGGTGTTGTACTGCCTGCAGAAGCAGCATTGCGTCCCCAAAGCGGAGACGCCTGTTTATAACATGGCCATGGCTGACATCACTGTTTCCTGCACCAGTTTGGATAAAGCAACACGG GCAGAGGTGATGGATCTGGTGCAACTCATGGGTGGACGGGTCTATCTTGATCTAAATGTATCAGTTACACACCTGGTAACCGGAGAGGTGGGAAGCAAGAAATACCTGGTAGCAGCCAGCCTGGGTAAACCCGTCCTGCTGCCCACTTGGGTCAAAGCTTGCTGGGAGAAATCTCAAAACAG TCTATTCAGGTATACAGATCTACCCATTGAAGACTATCTGTGTCCTGTGCTGCGTGGCTGCACTGTTTGTGTGACTGGCCTCTCCAGCACTGAGCGTAAAGAGGTGCAGCGGCTCTGTGATCAGCATGGAGCCAACTACACCGGTCAGCTCAAAATGAACGAGTGCACACACCTCATCGTCAGTGAGCCGACAG gTCAGAAGTACGAGTGTGCAAGGAAGTGGAACGTGTATTGCGTGTCTCTGCACTGGCTGTTTGACAGCATAGAGAAGGGCTTTTGTCAAGACGAGAGCAGGTACATTGTGGAGCGTAACACATCGAAGACCACTCGACCGCACACTTCAACCCCCACTGGCACCAACAAGAAGGAAG AGGGTCAATCTCTGCTGGGCTTGAGCCACATCTCTGTGAACGCTAGCATGACAATAAATGACACCGCCCTCACTAACGGCACCATCAGCCGCCTGGACGCTCCAGACCCCATTGATACTCTGGATCTCACCGTCTGCCCAGCTGATGATATATTTGATGGTTGTAAG ATGTACCTGTGTGGCCTGCCGGGGAAGAAACTGGAGAAGCTGAGGCGTCTTGTGAACGCTGCAGGAGGTCTGCGCTTCAACCAGCCCAGTGAGGAACTCACACATGTGGTGATGGGAGAGCTGGACCAGGACCTCAAGAATTTTCTATCTAAAGCAACACATAG ACCTCATGTAGTAACTGTGCAGTGGCTGCTGGACAGTTTCAACGAAGCCAGTCTACTCCCAGAAGCGAGTTACCTCCACCCTGACTGTCTGCCTCTGGCCCCGGCTGCTGTATCTGTGTCTGCCCGCCGCACTCTCACCTCCCGGCAGTCAGCTGGTCCCCCTGCAGCCAGTCCCAGCACTCCCAGGCAGACAAGAGCAGAGGAAGATCTGCTCTCTCAGTACATGGATGATGACCCTACAGTAG TGGACATGCCCCCACCAGCAGAGGGCTACAGCAGGAAGTCCATCAGTACATCTGCTGAACCCTGGGCGCCAAACCTCACCAGAGGACCAGAGCCAGACTCCACCCTGCAGGAAGCCAGCGGGGCAGGCCTGTTCTTTgggaaatgttttcttcttgtggGCTTCGGTGCCGAGGCAGAGACCCAGCTCTCCCTACTGGTGACAGAAAATGGAGGCAGGGTGCTGATGGGCCGTACACGTGTTGTGGCAGACTATGCAGTGGTCCCGCTGTTGGGATGTTCAGTGGAGGCAACAGTGGACGAGGTGGTCACTGATACCTGGCTG gCCATGTGTGTGGAGAAGGAGTGTGTCCTGCAGCTTTCCTCCAACCCTTTGTTCACACCTGTTCCTCTGATGGACGGACGTTTTCCTCTCAAAGATTGCGTTCTCTCCGTCAGCCAGTTCacaggagcagagagggagTCTTTGGTGGAGCTGGCCAAGCACCTTGGAGCCAA TGTCCAGGATTACTTTGTCCGCCTGGCCAACCAGAAGAAAGGGATGCTGGCGAGCTCTCATCTGGTGCTGCAGAGCCCCGAAGGCACAAAGTACCAAGCAGCAAAGAAATGGGGGCTTCCAGCCGTCACCATGCACTGGATACTAGAGTCTGCTCGGACCGGCCAGAGGGCAGAGGAGGGGCGTTTTCTGGTTGACCTGCCGCCATCACCAG AGAGGGATGATGAGAGTTTTGTCGGTGGCTCCCAGAAGCCAGCGATGCCTCCTCCAGCACTTTGGTCTCCAGAGATCCCTTTGCTGGGTCTCCAGAGCGGTAAGGCCGTTACTCCGCTGGATTTAGGTCGCCTCCGGAGCAAAGTGTTACGCTCTGTGTTGGACGAGATGAAGCCCAAAGGGGACATCAGCACCCCCAAACAAAACCAGGGGAGCGGCAGAAAGAACCCCCCTGAGAAGGAGGCCTCCCTGCAGCTGGACACTCCCTCTCGGTTCCTCAGCAGAGACCAGCTGTTCAGGCCGACTTTCAACTTTAAG GATGCACGAGGAGCATTGGAGACTCCAGGGGGTAAATCCAAACCAGCAGAGAGGGTGGAGACCCCACTGACTGATGTCATCAACAGGAACCTGAAGGTGTCTATCGCCAATAGCAGCCGAAATAGCACCTCAGATATGCAAGCCATCACTGCTAGCCCCCAATTTACCAAGACGACTGAGAAGGAG GTCCCAGAAAAAGAAGCCGGCCCTCTGACTGGTGTTGTGGTCTGTGTGGGGAAGAAGCTGAGCAAAATGCAAAGTGAACTCAATGCCATCGCTGCCTCGCTCGGAGCCGACTTCAG GTGGGCTTGTGACGATACAGTGACACACTACATCTACCAGGGCCGTGTGGGGGACAACACCCGGGAATACAgaggagtgaaggagagagggcTGCATGTGGTCTCCCAGTACTGGCTGGAGGCT TGTGCCGAGGAACAGAAGCACGTCCCCGAGTCTCTCTACCCTTTCACCTACAACCCCAAGATGAGCCTCAACCTCAGCCAGGTGCCCAACAACTCTCAGAGGTCTCCACCTTTTACACGAACCCAACTCAAAGACATCACAGAGACAAAGGACGAGAAG TCTGGACACATTGCCACAGAAGAAACCACAACTTTACGCCGTGTAAGCGACGGAAGCGTAGATCAAGAAGACACGAACGATGCTGCAGACAGAAGCG ATCTTTCAGAGACTCTAGAAATGAGAGAGAACCTGCAGAGACAGCTCCAGGAGATCATGTCAGCCACCAAGCTGACGACAGGGAGGCGTACCTCGGTCAGACTCAGCAGGATGGGATCAGGAGGAGCCGACTCGAGACCGCACACACCTGATGGGAGCCGGTTCGGACGCTGTGGGAGCAGACGTACTCTGGAAGCTCTGAG GGTTCCTAGAGAAGCAGCTCTGGACATCAACACAGAGCCATCTCAGAGTGAACAGATAGTTTGGGACGACCCTAcagccagagaggagagagccaAGCTGGCTGATAACTTACAGTGGCCTGGTAGTCCGTCACAACACTCTGATCCGCTCggacctccacctcctcccactGCAGAGAGCGGCCATCAGTTCAGGGACTCCATGACGGACTCTGAGCTGGTGGAGATGG CTGCTTGTGACGTAATCGATCAGCACATGGGCCAGAGTGTCACGACGGCTCCAACAGAGGAGGAACAAAATGACATCCTCACTCCCAAAGCCCCCAGCATCGCCTTCCCTCTGGCCAACCCCCCCGTTGCCCCGGAGCCACAG GAAGCGCGTGAGGAAGAGAAGCAGCCGCCCAGATTTCAGCTGTCCTCCCTCAGCCCTCAGGAACGCATTGATTACAGTCACCTCATAGAGGAACTTG GCGGTGTAGTCCTGGACAAGCAGTCCTTCGACCCCAGCTGCTCCCACATCATCGTAGGGACTCCTCTGCGTAACGAGAAGTACCTGGCGGCCATGGCGGCGGGCAAATGGATCCTGCACCGCTCGTACCTGGAGGCCTGCCGCTCTGTGGATCGCTTCATCCAG GAGGATGAGTACGAGTGGGGCAGTAGCTCCATCCTGGACGCGTTGCCCTCCATCACCTCCCAGCAGAGGAGACTGGCGTTGGCTGCCATGCGCTGGAGGAAAAACCTGCAGGGGCGCTCTGACCAAGGG GGAGCCTTCAGCGGATGGACGGTCATGCTGAACATCGACCAGAACAGAGAATCAGGCTTCAGGCGGTTACTGCAGTCTGGCCGGGCGAAG GTGTTGCCCAGTCCCTCCCCGTCCTTGTACAAGGAGGCCACTCACCTGTTTGCAGACTTCAGCCGGCTGAAGCCCGGAGACTTCAGAGTCGATGTGTCAGAGGCCACTTCCAACGGAGTCACATGCTTGAAGCCAGAGTACATCGCAGACTACCTCATGCAG GAGCCGATCCCGCCTATGGAGCTGTACCACCTGACAGAAGCTGCCTCTGAAGAAGCTCCAGGCACTCCGTCACGTAAGCgcaaagcagcagcagacaaCTCCAAGCTGAAAAAGACACGTCTGAACTGA